One Miscanthus floridulus cultivar M001 chromosome 11, ASM1932011v1, whole genome shotgun sequence DNA window includes the following coding sequences:
- the LOC136493173 gene encoding uncharacterized protein, whose translation MLKRMEDLDRRSSERWERLDKRFEDVSASLQEHEEAVDSRITSLESFAFAQYTAAIVADNWGAHFDSCVTDLEQRMADLEMIRVVEYRDERDDRVSTLEEAVGDLQAWRSEVDDNLDDVRYDLRRFSKSMGTQPQQPPRVRSRPPPCSTLADSRSTGLAGTASP comes from the coding sequence ATGCTCAAGAGGATGGAGGACCTTGACCGGCGCTCCTCCGAGCGCTGGGAGCGTCTGGACAAGCGCTTTGAGGACGTCTCTGCCTCCCTGCAGGAGCACGAGGAGGCCGTCGACAGTCGCATCACCTCCCTGGAGAGCTTCGCGTTTGCCCAGTACACCGCCGCCATCGTCGCCGACAACTGGGGCGCCCACTTCGACTCGTGCGTCACCGACCTGGAGCAACGCATGGCCGATCTCGAGATGATCCGGGTGGTTGAGTACCGCGACGAGCGCGATGATCGGGTGTCGACGCTGGAGGAGGCCGTCGGAGATCTACAAGCATGGCGCTCGGAGGTCGACGACAACCTCGACGACGTCCGCTACGACCTTCGCCGCTTCTCCAAGTCTATGGGGACGCAGCCTCAACAACCACCGCGCGTCAGGAGTCGGCCGCCGCCGTGCAGCACCTTGGCGGATTCACGGTCCACTGGCCTAGCGGGCACCGCGTCGCCATGA
- the LOC136493172 gene encoding uncharacterized protein, translating to MGFEAIPVLPDLVVDKSEVETSQVVGCDSIVIERVETNPSKEPFLLVPLGNKEEKETSGITYYLENNKVDVPEAMSPRGDILELSISSKPTDDSLSLGCETPRESIFDPFAPGPEAACAPKKKVARGAEVPPRRKLNFDSGDYPVKRLSFDSSGSDDEDQYLQVIHKMILDLLIVDGPLDGQEETGKNVTDSGLHGSCKTPDSKPLLTGIASTCPGAPLRPSLKALKLSPGICRKIDFDAVSDSDKE from the coding sequence ATGGGGTTTGAGGCCATACCAGTCCTACCAGATCTTGTAGTGGATAAGAGTGAGGTTGAAACCTCGCAAGTTGTGGGCTGTGATTCAATAGTCATAGAAAGGGTTGAAACGAATCCGAGCAAGGAGCCCTTTCTGCTAGTTCCCTTGGGAAATAAGGAAGAGAAAGAAACCTCTGGTATAACTTATTATCTTGAAAATAACAAGGTCGATGTTCCTGAGGCCATGTCTCCAAGGGGAGATATACTTGAATTGTCAATCTCTAGCAAGCCTACTGATGATAGTCTTTCATTGGGTTGTGAGACACCACGTGAAAGCATCTTTGATCCATTTGCTCCAGGGCCCGAGGCGGCCTGTGCACCAAAGAAGAAAGTGGCTAGAGGTGCTGAAGTTCCACCTCGTAGGAAGCTAAATTTTGATTCAGGTGACTACCCAGTTAAAAGGTTAAGTTTTGATTCTAGTGGTTCTGATGATGAGGATCAATATCTCCAAGTGATTCACAAGATGATCCTGGATCTATTAATTGTAGATGGCCCTCTTGATGGACAAGAAGAAACTGGAAAGAATGTGACAGATTCGGGCCTACATGGAAGCTGCAAGACACCTGATTCGAAGCCTCTACTTACTGGCATTGCATCCACATGCCCAGGTGCACCTTTGAGACCATCTCTTAAAGCGTTAAAACTCAGCCCGGGCATTTGTCGGAAGATTGACTTCGATGCAGTCAGTGACTCCGATAAAGAATAG